From Vigna angularis cultivar LongXiaoDou No.4 chromosome 11, ASM1680809v1, whole genome shotgun sequence:
TTCTTCTcgtattcttcttcttctcgaTAAACCCTCCTTCTCCCAGTGTCACAGTGTCACAGTGaaattctctttctttctttctctttggtTTGATATCACAAGATCGTTGGTTACTTGGAGTCCAAACTTGTAACGTCTTTCGCCGAAATATTCCTCCTGGAAATGGGGTTTCTCAATAGCCACTGAGGATTAACAAAGATGGGTGATGAATAAGAATTTGCCGGAGCTTCGGCTCTACGGCGAGCGGTGGAGCTCATCCTTGCCGTGTTTTCTCTGTCGCACTCGATTCGTGTCTTCGCGGGAAAATAGCAGCTCATTTGTAACAAGTTGGAGGAGCTTCATGGAGGTTTAGTTGTCGCCGAGAACTGTGACTCCGGGGAGATCCCGTCGCTTTCAAGGCTGGTGGCGGCCACCACGATGGAATGCCACGATCTGTGTCGGTGCTGTGTAGATGTTTCCTACAGCGGGAAACTTCTAATGCAGAGCGATTTGGACATGGCGTTCGCGAAGCTCGATGCGCACGCGAGGAAGCTCTCTGAGATATACAAAAAGGGGATTTTAACAAATGGTTTCGCGCTGGTTGAAGATTGGGGATTTTAACAAATGAAACGACAGTTCCGAAGCCTCCTAGAAGTTGTGCTGGAGGATGAAAAGTATGTGAAGGTGGTTGTTGACGTGGTTCATTTGTTGGTGGGGTTTTTGGGTTCTAATGAGGCGAAAATTCAGGAGGAGAGTGTTAAGGTGGTTTCTGTGGTTGCTGGTTTTGATTCTTACAAAGGGGTTTTTATTGGGGCGGGGGTGATTGCTCCTTTGGTTAAGGTTCTGGATAGTGGAAGTGATTCAGAGAAGGTTGCAACAGCGAGGTGTTTGGTGAAGTTGACTAAAAATTCAGACAATGCTTGGTGTGTTTCGGCTCATGGGGGGGTCAGTGTGTTATTTAAGAACCTTGACTAACTAGTCAAGTTCAAGCCCTACtggtttattatttataaaatttgttgggTATGTCATCTGATATTTCTAAGAACCTTGACTAACTATAGATCAATAAAGTGCCTCAAACAATGACGACATAATTACTTGAAGGAACAACATGAAATTGGTTGTTGATATAAGGCTCGAGAGTCATTGGCATTGACATACTCGAGCGTTGGAATTTTCGTACAACCTTGAAAGCTTCATTCCAACTTCAAAGAAATAACAATAACTTCAATCCTATACATTAATTCATGACACTTTCTCTTTAAACTGTCACAGAAGGCTTCAAGGCATATGCTACAGGCATCATCACAAACGTCCTGAATTCCACCCTCCACAAAAGCAGCGGCGGAAGTCAAATGCGCCTCAGACTTATTACTGTCATCACTGATATTATTCCCTTCCATCCCAGCACCATACAAAACAATAGCCCGCtaaaatcaacacaaacataCAACAACAAGAACTATGGACATAAAATTCCAATCGAATTGACAACCCACGCCGCCATGCTACAAGATTCAGAACTGTAGGAGCAAGAGGTTGGCGCTGATCAGATTCAAAAACATCCATTCAACAAGTCAGAGCTGGGCATTGCAGGAAGAACAGtagaggaaagagaaaaaaaagtcaaattttaTAGCCACGTCAGCGCGGAGTTAACTCTGTTTAAACCAATATAATGGAGGGGActtcatttatacaatttttacaactttgggACTCAATAGATgcatttttaaaactgaatactaaatagaaattcaccttttaacatggggacgaagtaaacatttaagcctAAAAAATATGATGCCATGCAAAAATGAGAGGAAAAACGAAATATTTTCACATATAGACGGTTTTGTTTTTCAAGgaaatttctttaataaaaaaatatttttaatttatttgtggtTTTAATGAAACCGCTAGGTTTTAATAAAActgtaagaaaattataaaggtTTTAAAACCGTCGAAAATAAACTCCTACTAAAATACATTATTAGTGTtttattcattgataattagtaactttcttattatatttcttactattttttttattgtgattatTATTCTTAAATGTCATTACATATTTGAATACAAAGTGTTTTAGTAAACTCATACTAAATGTAATTTCTTTAGTCAATAGTGGAAATGTTGTTACCATAATTCatcttaagaaaaaattatttttccgCATGGCACTTCATTCTACAACACTCCTCAACTAGATAACAATAAACACCGTACGCATACAAATCCAACTCATAACAAAAGAATACAGGTATAGTACACATGACTCATCATCTAGTACTACCAAAGAATCACCAAACATATATTTTGACAAGTTATGAAGATATTCCTAGAACTCAAATAtcgaaaaaatgaaaaaactttaGTGATGGAAAGAGATAGTAATTGATCAAAGGTGGTAGGCCAATCCCCATGGGACCTATACGGTGGCATGGGGAATAGGTTAGCTCgagagaacaaaaaaaaagtaaacagtATAAAAATGTAACGACAAGAGTGAGTCCCAAAGCAAGTGGAATAAAGCAAATAGACAACCCAACATTCGAGtttgtattatataataatgtcATTTCTCTGCCGTTGAACAGATAATCTGTCGCTTTTGTCTCTTCCCCATTACTTCTTCCTCTctcacatacacaaacacaagcACACTGTCTTTTTAACTCCCAAACCACATTCACATTGATACCTCTTCTTTTTCCTCCTTCTGTTTGAATATTTCTCTCAGCATCTTCTCCTTCATTCACTTCCATTCCTTCTTCCTAATAATCATTACTCTCGAGACTCTTACATGCCCCAAATGGGTTCTAGAGCCCGTTGGCGACAGAGTTGGGCTCCACAGCCTTTGACACCCTTAATCGAAGGTCCTGGTCCTGAAATGCAAGAGGAGGGCACCAAGAAAGAGAGTTCATGGGAAGTCATTAGGGAATGGTTCAGAACTCAGAAGATATCTCCAGCTGGAAGCTTCTCACAATCATTCTATGGAACCATTCATGCCAAGACCCAAGATTTAAGGCTTTTGCTTGGTGTCTTGGGATGCCCTTTGGCCCCTATTCCCTCAGCTCATGATCCCACCCTTAGCATTCACATCAAAGACACTCCATTTGTATgccctccctctctctctctacacTTCAATATGTTACCTTTGTTGTTTGGACAGAATTTAATGTAGTTTCTTTGgtgcttttaatgtttttgtccTATCATGATTAACGTTCACTCATTTATCATGATCTTTTAATAAGTAAACTATCAGAAAGTAACCTAAGAAACACCCAACACAAGCTACTGTATCTAAGTtttgtccttttttttctttggtacACAAGTAAAGGTTTTAACTTGAATGTTTTGGTAGCTGCATTGTGGCTAATTTTGCAACCACATCAACTACTTGTATATATCAATATTCCTTTTTCTACACATGATTAAGAGTTTAGTGTTTAGTACTATTGATTTCAGTCCATGATGCATTTTCCATTAATGTGACATCACACAGGAAACTTCAACTGCCAAGTACATTATCCAACAGTATTTGGCTGCAACTGGGTGCCTCAAGCAGCAAAAGGACACCAAGAACATGTATGCCACTGGGATGGTGAAGATGATATGTTGTGAGACAGAGATTTCATCTGGGAAGAATGTTAAGTGCTTGGGAACAAGAAGCAGTGAAAATGGTTGCTTCGTACTTTGGCAGATGTTACCTGGTATGTGGTCACTTGAATTGGTGGTTGGTGATCACAAGGTGGTTGCAGGAAGCAATGGCAAAACTGTGTGGCGGCACACACCATGGCTAGGCACACATGCAGCTAAAGGACCCCAAAGACCCTTGCGCCGAATCATTCAGGTATAACAAAGAatcaaaatcattaattataaggACTAAAGAAAATGCATAGcacaatattataaattttttagtttttctgttGATTTGGTGGGTGGCTCATTAACTTGATTTGGTAGAGTGAACATTGAGATTGAATCCTAATTTGCTAAATATGTTAGAACTTGTCTTAGtacagagagaaagagagatttgaaaagaaaaagtgatttTGTTCACTGTTTTCTTCGGCATGATGCCAAACAAAAATTGAGCAAGTTGTGTTGATCTTATTGGTGATTTGTTTGGTGGGTAGACTTTATTTGTTGGAATTGGGAGATGGGGGGAACATAGGCTAGGAATAAAAGCATGTTGTGTAgcaaacaaatataaagattgaaaaacaaaattgaaatccCAATGAATGAAGTGTATATATCGAGCTGACAATGATGGAGAAACTGTCCCATGCTTTACCCTACAATGTGGACTGGTTTTCTTCAAGAATTAGTATACTTCTATGCCACGTGACTGTCAATCTGACGTCAtctatgattatttttatgGCTCATGAGTCATGATCTTGGGATTGCCACTTATTGCAGGTGCTAAGGCTACCTTGGATTATCCTTTTGCTTTAACTTTTCCTTTTAATTCTGCACTTTATTCAACAGTGCTTCCTCCACTGCATTATTGCCCCTGCTTTCATGCCTAAATATTCCCTTTTTCATTTTGTACTTCTCTCACTCTTCACCTATTGTTTGTCATTGCATAGGATAACGCATCACATCCCTTTCCTTCCTTTATCAACACcaagtttttcttctttcaaaaacatcgtaaaatcacaaaataaattcaatttttcatttttcggACTGTTATAGATCTTGTCTTGTAGTATCCCTAAACGAAAATTCCTTCCTTATACTACATTCGTCATGGATGGTAAAGAAATCATAGGTCCATATCTATCTTAGAATTTTAAGTGATGTCAATACAACTTATACATTAAAGATGGTTAATCataaacattcaaataaaataagtaaatttgtactcttttttaatgtattgaactaatattttaaaaataagtagaGTTTTCGtttttaagaaactaaatgaaTTGTATTTACTCTacaaataaatatcaatttgaaaattatttcttatgaTTAACTAAGGTTACCCAATAATAATATCATGTAGCAATTGCAATTTTCTAAATACAATACTTTGGTGTACATTGCAGGGTTTGGATCCGAAGACCACAGCGAGTTTATTCACGAACGCGCAATGCTTGGGCGAGAACCGAATCGGGACCGTCGATTGCTTTGTTCTGAAGGTTTCCGCGGATCGTGCGGCGGTAGTTGAACGGAGCGAGGGTCCCGCAGAAGTGATAAGGCACATTCTCTATGGTTACTTTTGTCAAAAGAGTGGGCTCCTCATATACCTCGAAGACTCTCACCTCACGCGGGTCCCAACGCAGGACAATGATACAGTGTTCTGGGAGACCACCACAGGCAGCAGCATCGGCGACTACAGAGACGTTGATGGCGTCCTCATCGCCCATCAAGGGCGCTCCATCGCGACCGTATTCCGGTTCGGCGAGCTCTCAATGCAGCACAGCCGAACCCGGATGGAAGAGATTTGGACCATTGATGATGTGATGTTCAACGTGCCTGGACTCTCCATGGACCATTTCATTCCTCCGTCAGATATCTTTAACAACATAAGTTCTCCATAATAACCTAACTTTATTAGAGGGGTTtggtttactttttttttttaattatggttTTCtcattttaagaatttaaaataattttgattttggtcTCCCAAATTCAAAAAGAAGTTTTAATCcctcaaaatataaaaaaaatgattttagtccttaaataataagtttaaaaagttaaaatgagttttttttatgatttattggTTAGGGTACATGGTTTCAACTTGGGGTTCAAGggttaaaaactatttttaattacttaaatttaatgCTTAATGgctaaaattatgttttttttttctaaattttagggactaatttttctttttaatttgggaGACAAAATCAGAAttatctcaaattttaaaattaaaaatcataattaaacctttttttttcttctttttcttgagcaATGTGAATTGTAGTATTACTTAATTTTGGGGGTGGTATAATGAAAAGAATTGGTGGGAGAAGGTGTAATTTTACTTTTGGCTTTGTTGATGTTTGGTAATGTAAGGTTTTAGTGGGCACTAGTTAGCATGTGTCAAGTCATTAAGCTGAAATGACAAATTGAAGGTGGGGTGGAATAAGTTGGTATAAGATAATGATGGCACATAATTATGTACTTCATTTGGAGAAAATTGTGGGATATTGAACAATTATGCCATTTAACAAAGTTTTTATGTTTAAGTATGCCTTTATAGTACTTTCCCATCATATACTATTCAGTACATTTCATAATATTTGAATCCAAAAGTGAATGCCAAACACTGAATCAAGAAGGTTTAACTCAGTTTGTTAAACAGTATATGAGTTATTAGAGATTTTGTATacttaattttaacaattttctatgaatgaaaaacaaaaactttctACCACGCTTTTTTTTTCCACCATTTTTGTTCTTCTaagttcaattttattttataataaatttccTTTATCTTGATTTATCTAACATTTACAAATTGAATATGACATCAattatagtttaattatttttaacaatatgaTAACGTTGTAATTGAAGTGATTAAAGTAATACTATTAATATAGataagataattcaaaattatttcccAACGAATAAAAATTGacttttaacaaatttattcttaaaatatatctaCTCTAAAATggttaatcaaataaaatagtaacagtacaagaaaataaagataaataaaaaattaaataacaaaacaataacagaaagaaaaaaaattcaaagagataaaaatgattaaaacaataataaagaaaatatgatgACTTCATTACCTTTTCAAAATAGGTTTCATTATTAGTTTTCTGAAGATTTTTgtctaaaattttaaactaattaatgtaatttgttACTGTTTTCACTTCTTTTAACCAAAGTAACTTTTTAATCAAAaagaataactttttaattaataaaaaaaataactaaagtaACTTTCATTTGAAGTAAAAACCTAATTACCaaagtaactttttaatttattttaattacagtTTTCACCTTTAATCAAAGTAACTTATCAATTATTggcaaaaactcattcaataaaattaaagtttctaactttaagTCAAGGTAACTTCTCAACTAAAAGGAAAACCTTCTAGTGATATGATTActatgttatgtagatttaacatTGTGTTAACTTGCTACAATGTAAAAGtcattatttttacttgattaagaGACATAAtgcatagataaaaataaattagaacaataataaaaataacaaataaatttattccaTCTAACCTTATAATTGttaaagacaaaatcgtctatgtACCCAAAAActcttatgttttgaaattttatcaaataacattaaaataggATAATAATCAAAAAACAACTTAGGGTGAGAACACAAGACTTAGAGCCTAAACCCCAAATATACACAACCTAGAACCAGAATCccaatcataaaaaaacataggAAAAAACATAAGTTctaggaaatagaaaaacatctagGCTAAAACATCGAGATGCATACCTAAACGATGTTCTGCCTAAAAGCGTCCAAGAGAGATTGAGTTAAACGTCCAATGCTTATAATACCTTGAATAAGTATTCAGCGTCTCTCAAAAACAAAATAGGTTGAGATAATGTCTCTgacaaaacatattaaaagacTTAAGGATGAAAATGTGTAGAAAGCTTAAGCAAGCTAAACATTATCTGTTTAAAAAAGACAAAAGCTAAAGAAAATTTTACTTAACTAAATGTTGTCATGAGCTTAACAAATACCTCATCTTATGATGAAGTATATAACTATGCTTGGTATCCTTAGAGAAAAGAGCTTAATCAAAAAATGTTACCTAACGGTAGAAAATCAAAAAatactttgttgttttgaacaaacattaaatgacTTTAAATGCttaacgttcaaaaacaacaaaagtgataagaaaagacgTATCTGTTGCATGCACAATTTACTCTATTTTTGCAGATAAGCTATTTACAGAATGTTAGAGACATTAGAGACAAAGAAGATATTCAAAGAATGTTCCTCACTTGAACCAAAGTCTAAAAAGatcgtacaacctacttcaagcaaaggacTGAAAAAGCATACTTGCTCTGACAAAATTGACATACGCAATGGCTGCTacgaaaagaagaaagagaaagcacaAGTATTAAGACTATAAATTACAAACTCAATCTAATGAATATATACCTATaaagcctataaatagaagatctctcaagaagaaaataaagaggatAACTTAAGAgcataagaaaagaaaagtttataaCGACATATTCATcctgaaaagaagaagagaaagagcttaagaaaaataatacatatgagttaaagagaagagaagagaaaaagataaagagatactctcaagcttcattgtcATATTGCTTATGATTGTaagagaaaagatagaaaatacCTACGAGTGTTTAAACTACTTTGTATTGTAATTAAATCCTCTCTGTGAGAGATATAGTCTGAACTAGTTGTAAGCAATCATTGATTGgaattttgaagagaattaaaatacttacaacTGAACTTTGTTTGAATTGAGGAATCTTAGCAAGGTTGTTGAGTACAaggagtggtgcaaatactcaaaggaaatcctAGCGGAGGTTGTTAATTAATACTCAAAGGAGTGGTGCTAAttaatactcaaaggaaatctcggcTAAAGTTATTGAGTACTATGAGTGGTGCTAATACGCAAAGGAAATCTCGATAGGGTTCTTGAGTACCAGGAGTGATGttaatactcatttgtaatcgGATAAAGATTATAGTGAAAACCCTCTGTGGAAAAGACTTGATGTAGCTTAGTTGGAGCGAACCCGTATAAACTCTCTTGtgcaattattttttcttttacctaaACAATCCTCTTGTAAAAACCTGCAGTCgtgctttattttcaaacacATGAATCTTTCAAGCTAAAcgatttatttcataattaaagaAAGTTCTTAACAAAAGttgtagtatatatatattctaaatagcATATTAAAAGCAGTTATTGTAAAATTCTATTAAGTCGAGCCTACGATTATTTAAAAGAAGATTTTAAGAGTTCGATAATGTGCTATATTAGAAGTGTTGCGAAAAGTTTTTCATTAACACCATTGAATACCTCCcacccttctagtgttttttgGGTACTTCACCAAAGCTTCACATAGCCTCTTCAAGTGTGATATAATCATTTCTTGTACTCAAAGAACTTACTAGGTCTCCATAGAACAATAGACGAGAGGCTAGCAAAATCATCATTGTATCTTCATCTACCTAACGTTTATATTTTGAAGTTCCATCAAAATAGAATTAAGCTCGACAAGGTGAATTTTGATTGACACAACATCCTTTAGCTTGAAGCGTTATATGTTCAACAATAACTTATTATAGACAAACTTCATCATGAAATGCTTCTCCATCCTTAACCAAACAATGTTAAAGTCTTCTCTTTCATAACCTGACATGTCTTTCTATGTAGAAGATATATATTCCGTAAAAGTGGTGTGCACATAGCTTAGCAAAACTCTTATCTTAATTTGCTAAAGATTGAAAATTTCTTCTTGATTAAGTTCTTGTTCTTGAAATTAAAACCTATTTACTTACAAAACTCATCATTAATGTAAATAAAGATAAGAAATACCAGCAAGAATATATCGTTgaggtaaaaagaaaaagaaatactaaCTTTGTAACTAGTTTGTCGAGTACTAAATAAAAGAtccaaaaacaataaaagaattgTCAaactaataaacaaataaaaaatattagagttaaaagtgaaataagtaataaaaaatgaaataaagaacaaaatacaaataacaaaataaataaaatatcttatatattaaacaaaataattgttaaattatttataaatagtaaattttacaTGCTTTTTACAATGAGTGGTGTAACACATCCATCTTTATATGAAGTCACAATACAGTTATACATGAACTGTAATTACAACAAAAAGGCAGTTAACTCAAATAAACTTATATGCAAAACTTTGTGTACAAGATGATATAACACTCCGAATCATGATAcaacttttctttatttatttttgtgagtaCTTTGTTTAGGGGCAAACGTTTAtcaatgattttcttttaagtgGAGATGTTCATATTGTGATCCTAGTTCTACACATAGCTTCTATCTCGGAGACAAAGTTACGAAAATTGatgtgaaaaagatttgaaaaatagatTTGAATGTCTTGTCATCATACTTTTCCTATAGGTAATGTACTAAAGTCATATGGTTATTTTTGAATGACGAATCCTAAGTTAAAGTAGTTAAAATCCCACGTATAGAACAAtaagaaataaaactatttttattatttatttattatgatcaAAATTAATCTCTCAATTCGTACATCCTCCTACCACCTTCCTAAAAATcgctcttaatttttttaaaattaaaaaaatctaaaggTTATTACGAGAAATTAAATGATTACCTTTTATAATACAATGAATAATCAAGAAATCCCTCTAATTTTGATCTCATGAATCTTATTACTTTATGATAAAAAGTATTTCATCTATGATCTGCTCTCTGTAACGTTCAAAAAGTTCCTAGATCgaaatcaaaattgaaaaagtaaatCATTTGATCATTAAGAAGTTATTCACTCACTTTGATAAAGTATTTCTTTATATGATTTCTCATAAAAAGTCACTCACTTGCAAAACATCCCAAatctaaaaagaagaataagaagtGTTGCTTCTTATACATTTTACTTCAATTATTTTTCGCAGTCTGTTGAAACGAACACTttataaagaaacaaacatgttaaacaatttaatgataatcaattaccCAGCATATATAGCAATCTGATAGTTGAAAATCTATTTTCTGAATTCAAGTTTTCCGAACATACACTACGCATACggtatataatatgttatagAGAAATTGATCGTAACATGTGAAGCAATCTTTATAATTTGGTGTATAGTAGATAATATACctttaaaaaagttaaagtcAAGAATACAAGTAAAGTTGTTGAAATGAGGGAAAGCTGGGAATACATATATAGGGTTTAAATGTAAGTAATGTATTAGATCCAAACCATGTTCAAAAGCTTATAGAGTTACGtatattataaagtatttcATTAAAATCTTTTGAGCCAGTAACTTTTGCTTTGTCggaaaaattatgaattattgtAGATATCTCCAAAAGACGTAGACCCTTTAGGTAAAGAATGGATTAAAGTTTGGAACCAAATGAACCATGTTACTTTGAATATCGGGACTTCTCTTCTTGCACGGTTGTAAATCAAAATATGAGTCTAAGTTTCACGttgtataaaaataagaaaatagagCATTATATAAAGATTAGAGATTCATTAATTCATTgtcttaaagttttaaataaatattgatgtcaatcccttatatagttggtgTGATAGCGTGCTTTAATCAGCCGCTCGATTTCTTGATTTTGCTTTGCT
This genomic window contains:
- the LOC108333228 gene encoding uncharacterized protein LOC108333228; protein product: MPQMGSRARWRQSWAPQPLTPLIEGPGPEMQEEGTKKESSWEVIREWFRTQKISPAGSFSQSFYGTIHAKTQDLRLLLGVLGCPLAPIPSAHDPTLSIHIKDTPFETSTAKYIIQQYLAATGCLKQQKDTKNMYATGMVKMICCETEISSGKNVKCLGTRSSENGCFVLWQMLPGMWSLELVVGDHKVVAGSNGKTVWRHTPWLGTHAAKGPQRPLRRIIQGLDPKTTASLFTNAQCLGENRIGTVDCFVLKVSADRAAVVERSEGPAEVIRHILYGYFCQKSGLLIYLEDSHLTRVPTQDNDTVFWETTTGSSIGDYRDVDGVLIAHQGRSIATVFRFGELSMQHSRTRMEEIWTIDDVMFNVPGLSMDHFIPPSDIFNNISSP